The Brassica rapa cultivar Chiifu-401-42 chromosome A10, CAAS_Brap_v3.01, whole genome shotgun sequence genome segment CATGATGGGAAGTTAAAATTCCCTGAATATGCAGAAAACTCGGACCCAAAGGCCCACGTACGAGCCTtcatgtaataaccctcatgagccaataaatttttggtcgagaaaaatcccgctcgaccagtttttagttggttcaacaaggattaataaaaataaagatcgacccggtagattaatttctcgaagggactgtcttgtggttgaaagaccttcacttgatagtttggtcgagtcttaatattttggtcgaatttttattaaactggaagagattttccgagagcaagacgagagccaaagacaaggaatatttggttgaaaaattattgaaaattatcaaccaactgctacaattaattttggaccagacccatgtcttccaccagcctggttgctcagtctttaatcacatgacttgcacctgcctgcttgcctagcttcttcagtaactgtcacatgacaatcacaagctgcctgcttgctttgtttcttagattttcatgtgagaagcacatgaaagggctggagtttcttcaggttaaggaaaggacagaagcttgtgctgagagtgctgaagcagctggccagctgtccccactcagcttagctttgtcctgagtgaaaccctcacctgaagcaagctcacctcatatttaacccctctccagctgcttcccacgttcagaaccctgcagaaaaacctagagaatttcagagagaaagagagaaagaagaacagaaaaatcagtgagaaaaatcaagaaaataaatcaagaaaaaattggtggtgacctaatcttcaaccttagctcagtttctTACCTTcggaaagatcagaaggtgagatttttaaataaaaccctagacctagttgagttcagatcatgatcagaccttgatctttctctttgatcagtccagccacaagcttaccttggagaagaggatcagctgaggccatctagtcctttggttcatcttggtaagctttggtctccttgcctcagtcagtatctgatcagaacagttgatgtttagtttaggtcttggtcggatcagttgtataagttctgatacagttcagttcttgttaatttcggtttgaatcaacctcttagaaccACCAGCTATGATATTTTGATCTGGCTttgagtaaaccgatttgaactcagtctgatcttgtcctgaactttggtagactgactagaaccgagctgaacttgtatagtctgagcagaaccaagcttgaactgatctgatctaaggtgttaaggcatgaaccgaactgatcttgtgatcataccactctgtttcaggtcagaggtagagtaaagcttgaagtatccagtcctgtccattcagccttgttcaagtggaactcaagtcttgtccaagccagtttcaagactaatctttaggtgattctagagagaagatgagatagatcatgaatgtgtacatgattgagttgaaattgtagtatctcaattagatagtaaagtctttgaatcctttaagaagtgtatgggtttacttagtgtaaacacttacacttaaagattaatcaaaaggttaaagtgaggttaatcataatcatagtacttgttcccaagtactaatcttaattatgaaataatcatggttttgattatggattaatcttggtttaattaaaaatttaatctgagattaattaaggagtaatcatgattaattaagtactaatcttggattaattaaagattaatatgagattaattaaggattaatctaggattaattaagagttaattatgattaattaaggattaattatagattaatttgaaataaatatggaAGTAAAATAATGTGAAGTAAAAtgatgtgaagtcttgttatattcactatccctaaagcccccgcattaccgtgacttggtcctgcgaatggaacaaggtcatgaagacacgatgatggggtagctccctggagaccgtgtactgcatgacgatgcagtgtcggattgttcataccggacatttgacaatgatggtgatgctaactcactagtctcggttagccttagtggtttttcgggtctagtatatatattgtattatatgattatggtaacgggcgggtgttgtggaagtgatgtttaaaaataagaattcacaatgatgatcgatattaaaatatagtactagtacttgcatgatcatgtatatgcatatgataattgcttgatttattattgattgtgttgtgattctagattcactgagtaaactagttgctcatgactcatttgtgtgtgtaggtaacccttaggcgggagacacttaaatcttttggacggaaggagcggccaaccagaggtagtattttgttgtccttgcaacgtacattttgatgtatatatacttaaaacgttgttgggcgataggccgtagggtaaactataacagtttgtaagatgtttaaagtaaataaataatgtataaaagatgtttataaatcacgagttttcatatgatattagtccttgtccgggacgaactaactatcgaatattgctttatcgggttgaaaagcctagagtaatatccgataggagagtctgtgttctttggttgttggtctaaggtgatcggatttatttcgagatcCTCGAGTcaaccatcagggaacatcgaccgtgtcattttcggttatctacgatcgggggtgtcacaaaggtggtatcagagcattgttatacgatgctagaatgagacttgtttcaaaaaactttcgagtcaaaaatgtgtcgcaaggataattaggatatgctggtttgttccttcttttaggaattgatagacctgggtagaaacttaccatgatcttttgttgcagatgccACCGAGACATGCACATCGTGGTGGACATTATCTACCGATAcctatttcatcatcttcagactccTCGCCGTCATCTACTCCGGCACCACTTCTGACTCCTAGCTTTGAGGCTACACCTTCAGGCTCTAGCTTTGAGACTGACCCGTCTGAAGGGTCATATGATCAGACACCAGAGCACATTCCTTTGTCTCCAGACCCATACTTTATGGACATCGAGGTGGATGTGGTACACGATAGTCCAGTGCATGGAGATCATCCCGCAGCTCCTGCATCTCCTGCCGCTGATATTCCACCAGCTCCTGCCGCTCATATTCCACCGGCCCCTGCCGCACCTATTCCGGCAGCACAACCTCAACCAGCGCCAACAGATCCAGCTATGAtagcacttctggaactgatggctgagatggtgaattCGCAATATCAAGCATTGAATGCACAGCGAGAAGCACAGCGTGCTCAGCCAGCTCCAGTACCTACCACTTCTCACCCGGACTTCctgaagatagtcatgattatgaagaacttggggACGAAGCATTACCAGGGAGGCACTGATCCCTTTAAAGCTGATGCGTGGCTTCACAATCTCGAGCAGAACTTTGTTGCAACCTGTTGTCCGGAAGAATTTAAAAAAgacgtggctgtttactatttagagaaggacgccatcagttggtggttatgcgtagagaggaactttggagacttcaatctgagttgggctgacttccgtacagcgttcgttcgaaagtacttcccaccggaagcccgtgatcgattggagattaaattcatggagctagttcagggaggattatctgttaggaagtatgaggcagagttcacccgtctcaggaagtatgtccactatggtcgagaggacgagatgatgattatccgtaagttccttcgaggacttaacccatatatcaggagcagacttgaggcagtagagtttcatcggcttgctgatcttgttgagcgtgctgtgaacgttgaggaggccattgctgctgagagagcttcttctagcaatgccgcacaacctagacgtccatctgttccGTTCCAGCCTCAGCCGCATTCTGCTATGCAGCGAGGACGAGGAGGTAGAGCTTTTCGGGGAGGTCGTTCTGGAGGTTCTAGACCTAGAACCCCgacttgtttcacttgtggccagctGGGCCATGTTAGGAGGGATTGTCCGACCGTGGGACAGTTCCAACCGGCTGTACCATCTCACATCacttgtttcacgtgtggagagcGAGGACATTATGCGACATCATGTCCACGCACTCATCTTGCTCAGCCTGTTGTTTCGAGTGCTCGACCCGCCAGaccagttaacccacctttacccttacctcctgctaagcgtcaagccactgctggtagggcttacgctttagagttaccaggaccatccggaccacctcagggtccgatttcaggtttgttttcttatccgattgagtgttgcataaattattaaaaataaaaaataattgatttgtgaattagtgatataaaaatattataaaagtggTTGAGTAAGTAATTGACGGTAAAGTCAATTATTGTCAGGGACTTTGCTTGTGTGTGGAATATCCGCCCACATCCTTTTCGATTCaggagcaacacatagttttgtagctcccgaagtagcatcccaattcgatggagaattcactaaggtgaatttatccattcccgttctaactcccggagatcaagttcttgaaactgaaggctgtattctaagagttccaatcattatccaagatatggtttttccggctgatttgttagttctccccttagagaggtacgaggtaatcttagggatggattggctgtcaagttaccgagctcaccttgattgtggtcgaggaaagattgttttcgagagagatacccaaccccctttagcttaccatggcatagtaccaagtgatggagcgtcattagtgtcagcattgagaattgaaaaccttttggagaagggtgaagaagtatacttagtgaccttagttgctggactagtagaagacgagaaaaagcagaacatggaagaaataccagtagtcagagaatatgaggacgtgtttaaggcattagagggattgccgccgtctaggagtaacccctttagtataaccttagaacccggatcagctgcaatagcaaaggcaccataccgaatgGCACCAGCAGAACTCGCCGAGTTGAAGCAGCAGTTAGCTGATTTGTTAGAAAAGGGTTTCATACGTCCTAGTTCATCACCATGGGGAGCACCCGTTctatttgtaaagaagaaagacggaagcatgcggttatgtattgattatcgtgaaatcaataacgtaaccataaaagacaagtacccactcccaagaattgatgagctgttagaccagttacaaggcgcaagctggttttcgaagattgatttagcttcAGGTTATCATCAGATTCCAATTTCCGAAACCGATATCATGAAGACCGCCTTTAGAACCCGCTATGGACACTTTGAGTTCGtagtaatgccttttggtcttaccaatgccccggctgcatttatgcgactgatgaatgaagtatttcgggattacctggatgagtttgttatcatattcattGACGACATCCTCATATATTCCCGAAGTGCAGAAGAACACGAAAGGCATCTACGATTAGTTTTGGAGCGTCTCCgagatcaaaagctttttgCAAAGCTTAGTAAATGTCGTTTCTGGAAAAGAGAAGTTGGCTTCTTAGGACATCGAGTGTCAGAAGAAGGAGTTGCCGTCGATCCAGAAAACATAGCTGCTATTAAGGAATGGCCGCATCCGACTTCTGTTACCGAGattcgaagttttctcggattgGACGGCTATTACAGAAAGTTTGTCCAAGCATTTGCAAGCATATCAAAGCCTTTGACTCGTCTTACCGGTAAAGGGATTGCTTATGAATGGAGTATAGAAACCGAGAAAGCAttcgaaaagttaaaagaagcttTGACGACTGCACTTATCTTAGCATTGCCTAAGCCTAACCAACCATACACcatgtatacggatgcatctcatgttggtttaggttgtgtgctgatgcaagaagataaggtaatcgcctatgcatctaggcaactaagaaagcatgaagtgaattatctgacacatgacctagagatggctgcagtaatatttgcccttcggatttggcgatcatatttgtatggtgagaagatccaagtgttcactgaccataaaagccttaagtatcttttcactcAACCTGATCTGAACCTAAGGCAAAGACGATGGATGGAGTTCGTAGCTGATTACGACATGCAGATCCTATACCATCCAGGAAAAGCCAACGTTGTTGCTGATGCGTTGAGCAGAAGGAAAGTTGATGTAGATGTTGAAAAAGAACTCCAGAACTTGGAAGCGGAATTCAAGATGATTAGTTTGGCTGCCTTagaaggagaggaaagagaacctctaggactacaagcagtaagccaagctggtttactttctcgtatccgagaatatcaaatgagagatgtgaacctgaagaagatacgAGAGCAGTTGAACGAAGGAAACATCGGAGGAtatcaagttgcaagtgatggaactttgttactcaatggtcgagtaactgttccgaaaggagaaggacttcaagaggagattctaaggactgcacaccattctctcttaagcattcatcccgggagcacaaagatgtatcgagatatcagaagatattaccactggccagggatgaagagagatgttgccATATGGGTTTCTTAGTGTCAAATTTGCCAGAGGATAAAAGCTGAACACAAAGTCCCAGGTGGCTTACTTCAAAGCCTACCTATccctgaatggaaatgggatgcagtagcgatggactttatttctggtttacctcgagcacccggccgtgggaatgatgcagtttgggtgattgtcgATCGTCTCACCAAATCTGCTCATTTCCTATCGATGAAACTTACAGACAAAGTTGAGACGTTAGCAGAGCTGTATTTGGAGGAAATAGTAAAGCTTCATGGGGTACCAGCAAATATAGTTTCAGACCGAGACCCGCGCTTTACAGCTGAATTTTGGCGAGCCTTTCAACAAGCCTTGGGAACTGATTTGCATATGAGTACAGCGTTTCATCCAGAAACCGATGGCCAAACCGAAAGAACCATTAGAACTCTGGAAGATCTGTTAAGGTTGTGTATCTTAGACTGGAATGGTCCGTGGGAAAAGTTTTTGCCGCTGATAGAATTCTCCTACAACAATAGCTACCACTCTAGTATTGGTATGTCACCATACGAAGCATTGTATGGTCGACCTTGTAGAACGCCAGTATGTTGGGCAGAAGTTGGtgagagaagaattcttggtccagaaatagtagatgaggctgcagaaaaagtaaggataattcaagccaatatgaagaaggctcaagaccgacaaaagaagtatgcagaccgcggtagaagagaagtcatttttgcagtaaatgatttagtcttcttgaaagtagctgcacaaaaaggaaaggatcgatttGGAAAAATTGGGAAGCTAGCTACTCGTTACATTGGGCCGTACCAAATTGTCGCTAGAGTTGGAAaagtagcctatagactagaacttccacacgatatgcctatgcatccggtatttcatgtgTCAATGCTGTGTAAGCATATACCAGATCCGAATATAGTCGAGCCGCAGCGaccagagaacttgcaacctaaccttacttatcctgaaggtcctttgcgaataggcgagtgtcgtatcaagaaattgaagaatagggaaatttcgcaagttcaagtattttggggaaagcgacagagagttgttataacatgggaGGATAAAGATAAGTTCAGAGTTGATTAtccagaactcttctcagataccccagtcgtccagtaaagggtgtacacttgttttttgagaattcggggacgaattcttttaaggggggaagagtgtaataaccctcatgagccaataaatttttggtcgagaaaaattccgctcgaccagtttttagttggttcaacaaggattaataaaaataaagatcgacccggtagattaatttcttgaaaggactgtcttgtggttgaaagactttcacttgatagtttggtcgagtcttaatattttggtcgaatttttattaaaatggaagagattttccgagagcAAGAAGAGAGCCAAAGataaggaatatttggttgaaaaattattgaaaattatcaaccaactgctacaattaattttggaccagactcatgtcttccaccagcctgcttgctcactcaagtctttaatcacatgacttgcacctgcctgcttgcctagcttcttcagtaactgtcacatgacaatcacaagctgcctgcttgccttgtttcttagattgtcatgtgagaagcacatgaaagggctggagtttcttcaggttaaggaaaggacagcagcttgtgctgagagtgctgaagcagctggccagctgtccccactcagcttagctttgtcctgagtgaaaccctcacctgaagcaagctcacctcatatttaacccctctccagcttCTTCCCACATTCAGAACCCTGccgaaaaacctagagaatttcagagagaaaaagagaaagaagaacagaaaaatcagtgagaaaaatcaagaaaataaatcaagaaaaaattggtggtgacctaatcttcaaccttagctcagtttctTACCTtgggaaagatcagaaggtgagatttttaaataaaaccctagacctaattgagttcagatcatgatcagaccttgatctttctctttgatcagttcagccacaagcttaccttggagaagaggatcagctgaggccatctagtcctttggttcatcttggtaagctttggtctccttgcctcagtcagtatctgatcagaacagttgatgtttagtttaggtcttggtcggatcagttgtataagttctgatacagttcagttcttgttaatttctgtttgaatcaacctcttagaaccGCCAGCTATGATATTTTGATCTGGCTttgagtaaaccgatttgaactcagtctgatcttgtcctgaactttggtagactgactagaaccgagctgaacttgtatagtctgagcagaaccaagcttgaactgatctgatctaaggtgttaaggcatgaaccgaactgatcttgtgatcataccactctgtttcaggtcagaggtagagtaaagcttgaagtatccagtcctgtccattcagcctttatcaagtggaactcaagtcttgtccaagcaagtttcaagactaatctttagaTGAGtctagagagaagatgagatagatcatgaatgtgtacatgattgagtttaaattgtagtatctcaattagatagtaaagtctttgaatcctttaagaagtgtatgggtttacttagtgtaaacacttacacttaaagattaatcaaaaggttaaagtgaggttaatcataatcatagtacttgttcccaagtactaatcttaattatgaaataatcatggttttcattatggattaatcttggtttaattaagaatttaatttaagattaattaaggagtaatcatgattaattaagtactaatcttggattaattaaagattaattaaggattaatctaggattaattaagagttaattatgattaattaaggattaattatagattaatttgaaataaatatggaAGTAAAATAATGTGAAGTAAAATGATGTGAAGTAAAAtgatgtgaagtcttgttatattcactatctctaaagcccccgcattaccgtgacttggtcctgcgaatggaacaaggtcatgaagacacgatgatggggtagctccctggagaccgtgtactgccatgacgatgcagtgtcggattgttcataccggacattcgacaatgatggtgatgctaactcactagtctcggttagccttagtggtttctcgggtctagtatatatattgtattatatgattatggtaacgggcgggtgttgtggaagtgatgtttaaaaataagaattcacaatgatgatcgatattaaagtatagtactagtacttgcatgatcatgtatatgcatttgataattgcttgatttattattgattgtgttgtgattttagattcactgagtaaactagttgctcatgactcatttgtgtgtgcaggtaacccttaggcgggagacacttaaatcttttggacggaaggagcggccaaccagcggtagtattttgttgtccttgcaacgtacattttgatgtatattttcttaaaacgttgttgggcgataggtcgtagggtaaactataacagtttgtaagatgtttaaagtaaataaataatgtataaaagatgtttataaatcacgagttctcatatgatattagtccttgtccgggacgaactaactatcgaatattgctttatcgggttgaaaagcctagagtaatatccgataggagagtctgtgttctttggttgttggtctaaggtgatcggatttatttcgagaacctcgggtcgaccatcagggaacatctaccgtgtcatttccggttatctacgatcgggggtgtcacacttCCGCCTAGCAATATAAAGAGCACACCTCACCGACGACGAAAAAGAGGCCCGTTACTGCCGCTTCTTCGCCGAGAACCTCACGGGAGCCGCCCTCGAATGGTTCGCTGGACTAGATGAAAACTCGATTGACAACTTCACCCAGTTGGTATCTAtgttcctcaaacagtactcagTCTTCATAGAAACAAGAGTTGCCGAGGCAGATCTTTGGAATCTCAAGCAAGCGCCTTTCGAGCTGTTGAGAGCATACATAAACAAGTTCCGACAAATCAAAGCCAAGATTTTGCATCCAAACAAAGTTGTCGCCTTGGCAGCACTGAAGAATGGCATTTGGTTCTCATCCAAATTCAGGGAAGAACTGGCAGTACGATCACCTATCTCGTTGGGTGACACCTTAAACTGAGCCTCTTACTTCGCCACCCATGAAGAGGAGGTCGCAGCCTTGAAGAAGCAGTATAGCgcgaacaaaaaaaatgtagcGAAAAAGCCAACCGCTCCTAAAGAACCAGCGACCAAAGGGCAACATTCCTACGCAATAAacaatgttggggtcaaaaacggtcacgacggaattaaaatccgaaaatcctcggaaatcgtatttccgaaagagatagtaaaaagaaaaatataatttttataaaaaataatcaactcaAGCTCGATCATTGCGAAACTACCACGCATGCACGCTatctggtcgctacgtagcgaccgagcccgagccaagcccggtcgctataaaaagaaaaatataatttttgtaaaaaataatcaactcaAGCTCGATCATTGCGAAACTACCGCGCATGCACGCTatctggtcgctacgtagcgaccgagcccgagccaagctcggtcgctacgttgcgaccgggCTCGAAccaaagatcggtcgctacgtagcgaccaagcgttcgtctcgctcgatcgctacgtagcgaccgggctcgaacCAAAgattggtcgctacgtagcgatcgagctcttccgaaacgtcgagacgacaccagtccatgcattctcttCAAACCatcaatgctatctcccgaagaccttagcgagctcagtctatgattTCTGCTATTTTagatcatcgatcaaactttacgGATTAACaccgcggaaagttcattccttatcgaaagaaatcgtattaaacgcttcgagtcggaagacggcccaaagggacctaaaacacgactcgaggcccatcctacgattttttaaccaaaagcccgtaaaccacagcacggtttacgcttggtccataaggaaagataaatgtcaagtttccgcggataaatacaaaagttttgaggataattacgaagatccgAAATAAtggaatatctctattttatgctatgacggcttaagggcagaagagtaaaagcgtaaaccgaccttggagctagtatataaggagtcctaggcgaggagcgtggACGAAagattttttcagagcaaacttagcacttagagcaatttaggcaattttccgtttttgttatttcgagctgcaactcaattaggtttagccgtcttagggttgctagaacaaggaatctcgccgacagctctcgagcccaggcttataccttgttgtaaacgctcatacgcaaattcggaataagatcttctttgctctcttttttcgatttcttatttttatcgttgttattctcgtgttctgattgcttgacgtgtggtaattagcagatatccggatcctctggaaaattagggttttcctagtttccttatttaaacggaaatcgacagtgcgaattttggttcccacagtttggcgctagaaggagggggatacggatcaatctaacccgcaaaaaccacaTCAcactcaatcagacatgtcaactaacgacgtgGATAACGTGCAGACTTCTATTAACGGAAGCAGCGGCAccaatctccacactccagcagcggacgtacctgcggccaacgcaccagccaacgccgcgacgctcgaggagttcaaaaagatgttcgccacctatgagaaaaggtcggaagaacaggataagctcgtgagtacctaaaccaaacaggttgaaactttaacggcaaggactcgagcaatccgtccccgcggaaccaccagaATCCGCGGGAAGAAactcgacttcgctaccccactcgacagaTCTGGAGTCGCTCGGGAACGACCTTCGGATCAAAACCCTAgtgagaaa includes the following:
- the LOC117129302 gene encoding oleosin-B6-like, encoding MPPRHAHRGGHYLPIPISSSSDSSPSSTPAPLLTPSFEATPSGSSFETDPSEGSYDQTPEHIPLSPDPYFMDIEVDVVHDSPVHGDHPAAPASPAADIPPAPAAHIPPAPAAPIPAAQPQPAPTDPAMIALLELMAEMVNSQYQALNAQREAQRAQPAPVPTTSHPDFLKIVMIMKNLGTKHYQGGTDPFKADAWLHNLEQNFVATSSAAFCYAARTRR